A genomic stretch from Geothermobacter hydrogeniphilus includes:
- a CDS encoding MTH1187 family thiamine-binding protein, with amino-acid sequence MAIVEVSIAPLGTANPSVSAYVAECLRILRDSGLKHQLNPMGTVIEGDLDEILAVIAKMHEAPFAKGVSRVSTLIKIDDRRDSESHSMRGKVAVVTKLLDDS; translated from the coding sequence ATGGCTATTGTCGAAGTCAGTATCGCTCCTCTCGGTACGGCCAATCCTTCTGTCTCCGCTTATGTCGCCGAATGTCTGCGCATCCTGCGGGACAGCGGGCTCAAGCACCAGCTCAACCCGATGGGAACAGTGATCGAGGGCGATCTCGACGAGATTCTCGCGGTCATTGCGAAGATGCACGAAGCCCCCTTCGCCAAAGGGGTCTCCAGGGTCTCGACGTTGATCAAAATTGACGATCGACGTGACTCCGAAAGCCATTCCATGCGGGGCAAAGTGGCTGTTGTCACAAAGCTTCTGGACGATTCCTGA
- a CDS encoding sulfite exporter TauE/SafE family protein, with translation MELITPGFIVLFILLGAAAGLLAGLLGIGGGIILVPLFLHIFPLIGFPPEYYVHLALGTSLGIILPTAISSTFGHRKRGNVDWRQVGFLTIGGVVGAVAGSHLAAGLNGRNLQLLFAGMQILVAGRMLVARNYLPPERSTRVPPWMLVLVGLCGGSFSAFFGVGGGVVAVPMMVILVQLPIHLAVGNSSALIVVSSLAGMLSYIATGSGEPGLPPWSFGYVNLLVVLLVAPLAMLFARLGVRIAGRLPHDKMVKAFAALLILVGLKMGYQVLF, from the coding sequence ATGGAATTGATTACTCCCGGATTCATCGTCCTCTTCATCCTGCTCGGCGCCGCCGCCGGCCTGCTCGCCGGTCTGCTCGGCATCGGCGGCGGGATCATCCTGGTGCCCCTGTTTCTGCATATTTTTCCGCTGATCGGCTTTCCGCCCGAATATTATGTTCATCTCGCCCTCGGCACCAGCCTCGGGATCATCCTGCCGACGGCGATCAGCAGCACCTTCGGTCACCGTAAACGCGGCAACGTCGATTGGCGGCAGGTCGGGTTTCTCACCATCGGCGGCGTTGTCGGCGCTGTTGCCGGATCACATCTGGCCGCGGGGTTGAACGGTCGCAACCTGCAACTGCTGTTTGCCGGCATGCAGATATTGGTGGCCGGCCGCATGCTGGTGGCACGCAATTATCTGCCCCCTGAACGCAGCACTCGGGTTCCTCCCTGGATGCTGGTCCTGGTCGGCCTCTGCGGTGGTTCTTTTTCGGCTTTTTTCGGTGTCGGCGGCGGCGTGGTGGCGGTGCCGATGATGGTCATCCTGGTCCAACTGCCGATCCATCTCGCGGTCGGCAATTCCAGTGCCCTGATCGTGGTGTCGTCCCTGGCGGGCATGCTGTCCTACATCGCCACCGGCAGCGGCGAGCCCGGACTTCCACCCTGGTCCTTCGGCTACGTGAACCTCCTGGTTGTGCTGCTGGTCGCCCCGCTTGCGATGCTTTTTGCGCGGCTTGGGGTCCGTATTGCCGGTCGCCTGCCGCATGATAAAATGGTCAAAGCCTTTGCCGCCCTGCTGATCCTGGTCGGCCTGAAAATGGGTTACCAGGTTCTGTTCTGA
- a CDS encoding sensor domain-containing protein, producing the protein MPHTLIPTATSKTSETREAHGAPGSRWNSVRAVLDAIPDPAWITTRNGRLRLANRAAAECYGYQEEEWRNLNIASLIGCEQEDFSAVARILAEEGYYYFEAEHRCRDGRTFPGEARLTLAIVQRATVCIVIAHDNTLLHDAESAFRKSRERFKKVFEYAATGMNILLPEGYFLQSNQAFCDFVGYSSEELRGMTVADLTHPDDLDKTARIMNEIRDGKHRHINIEKRFLNKQGDVVWGAVSATWIYNAQGRPDYGIALVQDITDYKKNREALEHERWFLQTVVDGVVDPLIVVDLDYRILMMNRAAGKAGQGTPRDGELCYRYFHRQEAPCCDDYHPCPLAEVKRTGNPVTVVHYQAAGDGSQRIFEVQASPYRNRDGELCGIIESSRDITYLFEAEEQLREKETRLNYLVQHDTLTSLPNRDHFYTRLRKTMQTAGKTGNRAAVLLLDLDRFKNINESLGHDLGDRVLCRVADRLRRCLRDSDLVARSGGDEFVIILEEIQDVAHIDIVARKIHKALSPLLEIDSYQLCVTGSLGISVYPEDGADAEDLMRAADTALFRAKENGRNTYQFYTPDMNARSCELLLLESSLRRGIEQQELVLHYQPQIDLFTGHVRGMEALVRWNHPQRGMIPPGDFIPLAEETGLIVPMGEWVLREACRQNRRWQTLGFSPVRITVNISARQFLKGDLVQMVADVLEETALDPGFLELEITESMVMDDVETAIFIMAQLAALGVHLAIDDFGTGYSSLAHLKRFPLTTLKIDRAFVKDLTVNGEDEAIVRAIVALAHSLDLQVIAEGIETEEQYLFLKERGCEQGQGFLFSKPLPADKIRTFLRPLMVY; encoded by the coding sequence ATGCCGCACACCCTGATTCCCACCGCCACATCAAAGACGTCCGAAACCCGTGAAGCCCACGGAGCGCCGGGCAGTCGCTGGAATTCGGTTCGGGCAGTTCTTGACGCGATCCCCGATCCCGCCTGGATCACCACCCGAAATGGGCGATTGCGCCTTGCCAACCGCGCGGCCGCCGAGTGTTACGGCTATCAGGAAGAGGAATGGCGCAATCTCAACATCGCTTCATTGATCGGCTGTGAGCAGGAGGATTTTTCCGCAGTTGCCAGGATCCTGGCCGAAGAGGGATATTATTATTTCGAGGCTGAACACCGCTGCAGGGATGGGCGAACTTTCCCCGGGGAAGCCCGCCTGACCCTGGCCATCGTTCAGAGAGCGACCGTCTGTATTGTCATTGCCCACGACAATACCCTGTTGCACGATGCCGAATCCGCTTTTCGCAAAAGCAGGGAACGCTTCAAGAAGGTTTTTGAATATGCCGCCACGGGCATGAACATCCTGCTGCCGGAAGGTTATTTCCTGCAGAGCAACCAGGCTTTCTGCGACTTTGTCGGTTACAGCAGCGAGGAGTTGCGCGGCATGACGGTCGCTGACCTGACGCATCCGGATGATCTTGACAAAACCGCGCGTATTATGAACGAGATCCGTGACGGTAAGCACCGGCATATCAATATTGAGAAACGTTTCCTCAACAAACAGGGTGACGTTGTCTGGGGAGCTGTTTCCGCCACCTGGATTTACAATGCCCAGGGACGTCCCGATTACGGTATCGCCCTTGTTCAGGACATTACCGACTACAAAAAAAATCGTGAAGCCCTGGAACATGAAAGATGGTTCCTGCAGACGGTCGTTGACGGGGTGGTTGATCCCCTGATCGTGGTCGACCTTGACTACCGGATCCTGATGATGAACCGCGCGGCCGGCAAAGCGGGGCAGGGGACCCCGCGGGACGGGGAACTTTGCTACCGGTATTTTCACCGCCAGGAGGCTCCCTGTTGTGACGATTATCATCCCTGTCCGCTTGCGGAGGTAAAGCGAACCGGCAACCCGGTGACTGTTGTTCACTATCAGGCCGCCGGTGATGGCAGCCAGCGAATATTCGAGGTGCAGGCCTCCCCCTATCGCAACCGGGATGGAGAACTGTGCGGCATTATTGAGTCGTCACGTGATATCACCTATCTCTTCGAAGCCGAAGAGCAGTTGCGGGAAAAAGAGACGCGACTCAATTATCTTGTTCAGCATGACACTCTGACCAGCCTGCCGAATCGTGATCATTTTTATACCCGCCTGCGCAAGACCATGCAGACCGCCGGCAAGACCGGCAACCGGGCCGCGGTGCTGCTGCTTGACCTTGACCGGTTCAAGAATATCAACGAATCCCTGGGGCATGATCTCGGTGATCGGGTGCTGTGCAGGGTTGCGGACAGGCTGCGCCGGTGCCTGCGGGACTCCGACCTGGTGGCGCGGTCGGGGGGAGATGAATTCGTCATCATCCTTGAAGAGATCCAGGATGTGGCCCATATCGATATCGTCGCGCGCAAAATCCACAAGGCCCTTTCGCCGCTCCTGGAAATCGATTCCTACCAGCTTTGCGTGACCGGCAGCCTCGGCATCAGTGTTTATCCCGAAGACGGCGCCGATGCCGAAGACCTGATGCGGGCAGCGGATACCGCCCTGTTCCGTGCCAAGGAGAACGGACGAAATACCTATCAGTTCTATACCCCGGACATGAATGCACGGTCCTGCGAACTGCTGCTGCTTGAAAGCAGTCTGCGGCGCGGCATTGAACAACAGGAACTGGTGTTGCACTACCAGCCGCAGATCGATCTTTTCACCGGCCATGTTCGCGGCATGGAAGCCCTGGTGCGGTGGAATCACCCGCAGCGGGGGATGATCCCGCCGGGAGATTTCATCCCCCTGGCAGAAGAAACCGGGCTGATCGTGCCGATGGGGGAATGGGTGCTGCGAGAGGCATGCCGCCAGAACAGGCGCTGGCAGACTCTCGGTTTCAGTCCGGTCCGCATCACAGTCAATATCTCTGCCCGTCAGTTCCTCAAGGGCGACCTGGTGCAGATGGTTGCCGACGTTCTGGAAGAGACTGCCCTGGACCCCGGTTTCCTGGAACTGGAAATCACTGAAAGTATGGTCATGGATGATGTTGAAACGGCGATTTTCATCATGGCCCAGCTGGCGGCCCTCGGCGTCCATCTCGCCATCGATGACTTCGGTACCGGCTATTCATCCCTGGCCCATCTGAAACGCTTCCCGCTCACGACCCTGAAGATCGACCGGGCCTTCGTCAAGGATCTGACCGTCAACGGTGAGGATGAGGCCATTGTCCGGGCCATTGTCGCCCTGGCGCACAGTCTGGATCTGCAGGTGATCGCCGAAGGGATCGAAACCGAGGAACAGTATCTTTTTCTCAAGGAACGAGGCTGTGAGCAGGGTCAGGGATTCCTTTTCAGCAAACCGCTTCCAGCCGATAAAATTCGAACTTTTCTGCGCCCCTTGATGGTCTACTGA
- a CDS encoding PQQ-dependent sugar dehydrogenase has product MPRSFHFILFTLILAVGVFAGVGLERFPFLSPFWWLGPILLLSIGLSGLLKHFSSYYLFLALPLAAFLAFAAGNRVWPPSSGSIPPRTETADGLVPVPLGADDTLPRHELYAPPGTRITVFAAGLQKPRFLKFNRQGVLFVSLPGEGRVLALPDKDGDGRADRSVVFADGLNRPHGLDFYLGALFVAETGKVVSLRDLDGDLRADQKNIVSSDLPAGGGHWTRSLLADGHGSLYVSVGSDCNACLEEDPRRATVLKIPATGGRGRIFAFGLRNSVGLALDPVSGEIWASDNGRDLLGDDLPPDEINLLRDGGDYGWPYCYGRRVPDPELGSELRCRQTQPSEVDLPAHSAPLGITFGDGLRAAPWIRRSLLVAYHGSWNRTVPTGYKVVAIPFQQGRPAGPPRNLLRGWLVNERAWGRPVAPLVGPDGALYLSDDLAGVIYRIVLPRSQS; this is encoded by the coding sequence ATGCCGCGAAGTTTTCATTTCATCCTCTTTACCCTGATCCTGGCTGTCGGGGTCTTTGCCGGTGTCGGTCTGGAGCGGTTTCCTTTCCTTTCCCCATTCTGGTGGCTGGGGCCGATTTTACTTCTCTCCATCGGTCTTTCCGGGTTGCTGAAGCACTTTTCCAGCTATTATCTGTTCCTGGCTCTGCCGCTGGCTGCTTTTCTGGCCTTCGCCGCCGGCAACCGGGTCTGGCCGCCCTCGTCAGGTTCGATTCCTCCTCGAACGGAAACTGCTGACGGGCTGGTTCCTGTTCCGTTGGGAGCTGACGACACCCTTCCGCGACATGAACTTTACGCTCCGCCCGGAACCAGGATTACGGTTTTTGCCGCGGGCCTGCAAAAACCACGATTCTTGAAATTCAATCGTCAGGGCGTACTCTTTGTCAGCCTCCCCGGGGAGGGACGCGTTCTTGCCCTGCCTGACAAAGACGGGGATGGTCGGGCGGATCGTTCCGTGGTCTTTGCCGACGGTCTGAACCGGCCGCATGGGCTTGATTTCTACCTGGGCGCCCTGTTCGTCGCCGAAACCGGGAAGGTTGTCAGCCTGCGGGATCTCGATGGTGACCTGCGTGCCGATCAGAAAAATATTGTCTCCAGTGATTTGCCCGCCGGCGGCGGGCACTGGACCCGGTCCCTGCTGGCGGACGGCCACGGGAGCCTGTATGTCTCCGTCGGTTCAGACTGCAATGCCTGTCTTGAAGAAGATCCGCGCCGGGCGACGGTCCTGAAAATCCCGGCGACCGGCGGCCGGGGGCGTATCTTCGCCTTTGGCTTGCGCAACAGTGTCGGCCTGGCTCTTGATCCCGTCAGTGGAGAAATCTGGGCCAGTGACAACGGCCGCGACCTGCTCGGCGACGACCTGCCGCCCGATGAAATCAACCTGCTGCGTGACGGCGGTGACTACGGTTGGCCCTATTGCTATGGCCGCCGGGTTCCGGACCCCGAACTCGGTAGTGAGCTTCGCTGTCGTCAGACTCAGCCGAGCGAGGTCGATCTGCCGGCTCATTCAGCTCCCCTGGGAATAACCTTCGGAGATGGTCTCAGGGCGGCCCCCTGGATCCGCCGGTCCCTGCTGGTGGCCTACCATGGATCGTGGAACCGAACTGTCCCGACCGGTTATAAAGTGGTTGCAATCCCTTTTCAGCAGGGACGGCCCGCTGGTCCGCCCCGCAACCTGCTCCGCGGGTGGCTGGTCAACGAACGCGCCTGGGGTCGGCCGGTTGCCCCGCTGGTCGGTCCTGACGGCGCGCTTTATCTCAGTGATGACCTGGCCGGTGTCATCTATCGCATTGTCCTGCCTCGGAGTCAGTCATGA
- a CDS encoding GGDEF domain-containing protein, translating into MKTSSSVTTTPRQPSRLLQLMVIVAMISISVILILVGSGIYQVFERQLVQIAEKDAIQAGNDLLHREAASLLRTGPQGQIDLAVDMDRLAQFDQRLRQTLKPFNIVKVTIFSPEWVVLYSSDRSLIGTNEFGNDRLNRALKGTPDSQLVQHEKISRPGEPRPSVVDVVESYIPIRVGNGQVIGCFEIYRDVTRYRQDLLTGVIASVLLLLLVLLGVFGLSYLFLRQAARRLQAAQDEIRRATILDELTGVANRREILQRAGIEISRMQRLEEQALENCLALLVIDVDHLHLINQEYGRAAGDDVLRGLSQRLAGELRGYDALGRYGGEEFLVVLPASTRSGAQAAAERFCQKVRSAPFVVDNLEIEVTVSIGLAIVKVHEPSFEPALKRAMEALARAKQQGCNCVVGSEAIDPPDHPARIMSA; encoded by the coding sequence ATGAAAACCAGTTCGTCCGTAACTACCACGCCACGTCAGCCATCCAGGCTGCTGCAGCTGATGGTCATCGTTGCCATGATTTCCATCTCGGTCATTCTGATCCTGGTCGGCAGTGGAATCTACCAGGTTTTCGAACGGCAACTGGTTCAAATCGCTGAAAAAGATGCTATCCAGGCCGGAAATGACCTGCTTCACCGGGAAGCGGCGAGCTTGTTGCGGACCGGACCTCAGGGCCAGATCGACCTGGCGGTCGACATGGACCGATTGGCGCAATTCGACCAGCGCCTGCGTCAGACCCTCAAGCCCTTCAACATCGTCAAGGTTACGATCTTCTCCCCCGAATGGGTTGTCCTCTACAGCAGTGACCGGAGCCTGATCGGAACCAATGAATTCGGCAATGATCGGCTCAACCGGGCCCTCAAGGGGACACCCGACTCGCAACTGGTCCAGCATGAAAAAATCTCCCGCCCCGGAGAACCGCGGCCATCGGTCGTCGATGTGGTGGAAAGTTATATTCCGATCCGGGTCGGAAACGGTCAGGTGATCGGCTGTTTCGAGATTTATCGCGATGTGACCCGGTATCGGCAGGATCTGTTGACCGGAGTCATTGCCTCGGTGCTGCTGCTGTTGCTGGTGCTCCTCGGAGTCTTCGGGCTTTCCTATCTTTTTCTCCGCCAGGCGGCAAGACGTCTGCAGGCGGCACAGGATGAAATCCGTCGGGCAACGATCCTCGATGAGTTGACCGGGGTGGCGAACCGCCGGGAAATTCTGCAACGCGCCGGCATCGAAATTTCCCGTATGCAGCGTCTTGAGGAACAGGCCCTTGAAAACTGCCTGGCACTGCTGGTCATCGATGTTGATCACCTGCACCTGATCAACCAGGAATATGGACGCGCGGCGGGAGACGATGTTCTGCGTGGGTTGTCGCAGCGGCTTGCCGGTGAGTTGCGCGGCTACGATGCCCTCGGTCGTTATGGCGGCGAGGAATTTCTGGTTGTGTTGCCGGCCAGTACGCGAAGCGGTGCCCAGGCCGCCGCCGAAAGGTTTTGCCAAAAGGTACGCAGCGCACCCTTTGTTGTCGACAACCTGGAAATCGAGGTCACCGTCAGCATCGGCCTGGCCATTGTCAAAGTGCATGAACCTTCCTTTGAACCGGCCCTGAAAAGGGCCATGGAGGCTCTCGCCCGGGCCAAGCAGCAGGGCTGCAACTGCGTAGTCGGGTCTGAGGCAATTGACCCCCCGGATCATCCGGCGCGAATCATGTCCGCCTGA
- a CDS encoding secretin N-terminal domain-containing protein gives MICKNFFLTITLLFLFLLSGGPGLADQGRVFQLQHRSAGELLPLLQPLVDEQTRISGAGQQLVVRGSKDEIQLIAELVNGLDTAVPQFLIQVRQRRSDNQTPSRGRTLGTAGDGDSTTLSTKPGRTIGNSRRSVIQSLRIEDGQKGFLQVGRDEPFSTSQSFFAGEIFGFGENIEYRKVSTGFWVEPSLRGKMVRLRLTPQMEALDSAAKRKTVEFQQAASVIQVPLGVWTNLATSMSDGSDAGRAMLTYKAGHRDQVRDIWIKVDRLKEVP, from the coding sequence ATGATCTGCAAGAATTTTTTCCTGACCATCACTCTGTTGTTTCTGTTCCTGTTGTCAGGTGGACCGGGCCTGGCAGACCAGGGCCGTGTTTTTCAGCTGCAGCACCGTTCTGCCGGGGAACTGCTGCCGTTGCTGCAGCCGCTTGTCGATGAACAGACCCGCATCAGCGGCGCCGGCCAGCAACTGGTGGTGCGCGGCAGCAAGGACGAGATTCAACTGATTGCGGAACTTGTCAATGGCCTTGATACCGCTGTCCCTCAGTTCCTGATCCAGGTCCGTCAGCGACGCAGCGATAACCAGACACCGAGCAGGGGCCGTACCCTGGGGACGGCCGGCGACGGCGATTCGACAACACTGTCCACCAAGCCGGGGCGCACCATCGGCAACAGCCGCCGTTCGGTCATCCAGAGCCTGCGGATCGAGGATGGACAAAAAGGGTTTCTGCAGGTCGGCCGGGATGAGCCGTTCAGTACCAGTCAGAGTTTTTTCGCCGGCGAAATATTCGGTTTTGGTGAAAATATTGAGTACCGCAAGGTGAGTACCGGGTTCTGGGTCGAACCCTCATTACGCGGAAAGATGGTCCGCTTGCGACTGACCCCGCAAATGGAGGCTCTCGACTCCGCCGCCAAACGCAAGACCGTTGAATTTCAGCAGGCGGCCAGCGTCATCCAGGTTCCTCTCGGAGTCTGGACCAATCTTGCAACATCCATGTCCGACGGCAGTGACGCGGGCCGTGCCATGTTGACCTATAAGGCCGGTCATCGTGATCAGGTCCGGGATATCTGGATCAAGGTTGACCGTCTCAAGGAGGTTCCCTGA
- the amrB gene encoding AmmeMemoRadiSam system protein B, which produces MLRQAAVAGQFYPRDRDDLYRQVTSFVSSEAAPQGVVGAMVPHAGYIYSGAVAGEVFSRIEIPPQVVILGPNHHGFGHAGAVYAAGGWQTPLGTTPVAASLAADILAHCPLLSADSLAHRHEHSLEVQLPFLQVLRRDVEIVPICLGQLGLDDLLAIADGLAAACARQRKPPLLLASSDMSHYEPGAVARRKDQLAIDRILALDPEGLYRTVRRERISMCGVLPTVVLLAAGTQLGAGRAELVRYANSGDVTGDQSDVVGYAGITIL; this is translated from the coding sequence ATGTTGCGTCAGGCTGCTGTTGCCGGACAATTCTATCCCCGCGACCGGGATGACCTTTACCGGCAGGTTACGTCCTTCGTGTCCTCCGAGGCTGCTCCGCAAGGTGTTGTCGGCGCTATGGTCCCTCATGCCGGCTACATCTATTCCGGTGCCGTCGCCGGGGAGGTCTTTTCCCGCATCGAGATCCCCCCTCAGGTTGTCATCCTCGGCCCCAACCATCACGGATTCGGCCATGCCGGTGCCGTCTATGCCGCCGGCGGCTGGCAGACCCCCCTGGGGACAACCCCGGTTGCCGCGTCTCTGGCCGCTGACATTCTGGCTCACTGTCCACTGTTGAGCGCGGACAGTCTCGCCCATCGGCATGAACATTCTCTCGAAGTCCAGCTGCCCTTTCTGCAGGTCCTCCGCCGTGACGTGGAAATCGTGCCGATCTGCCTTGGACAGCTGGGGCTGGACGACCTGCTTGCCATCGCCGACGGTCTCGCCGCTGCCTGTGCCCGGCAGAGGAAGCCGCCGCTGCTGCTGGCCAGCAGCGACATGAGTCATTACGAGCCCGGCGCCGTTGCCCGGCGCAAAGACCAGCTGGCCATCGACCGGATTCTCGCCCTTGACCCTGAAGGACTCTACCGGACGGTGCGCCGCGAACGGATCTCCATGTGCGGGGTTTTGCCGACGGTGGTTCTGCTGGCGGCGGGGACACAACTCGGTGCCGGACGCGCTGAACTGGTCCGTTACGCCAACTCCGGTGACGTGACCGGTGACCAGTCCGATGTTGTCGGCTATGCCGGAATCACCATTCTCTGA
- the gltX gene encoding glutamate--tRNA ligase, with protein MSDLRVRFAPSPTGYLHIGGARTALFNYLLARKQGGTFVLRIEDTDVERSTRESVDAILQAMDWLGLDYDEGPLYQSDRFDLYQQKIDQLLAEGKAYRCYCSAEELTSKREAAISEGRKPKYDGTCRDRGEQPTDRPHVVRFKAPQEGETAFVDRIKGRIAFNNEELDDLIIRRTDGTPTYNLVVVIDDAEMGINLVVRGDDHVNNTPRQIQLYRALGYPVPEFAHVPMILGSDKTRLSKRHGATSVMAYRDQGFLPEAMVNYLVRLGWSHGDQEIFSREELVETFSLDHVGRAAGVFNPEKLLWLNAHYIKHGDPARLAPLMVEQLEKLGLSTGGGPDPIAVVTALRERARTLVEMAENAAFFYRDQVLYDPADQAKFITPAQRELFMLLQDRFAACDNFTAAALKTEFSTVLEQLGLGFGKGAQPLRVAMTGSRGGPDLFLLIELLGREQVLARLGQALDLLV; from the coding sequence ATGTCCGATCTACGTGTTCGATTCGCTCCCAGCCCGACCGGCTACCTGCATATCGGCGGGGCCCGTACTGCGCTGTTCAATTACCTGCTCGCCCGCAAGCAAGGCGGCACTTTCGTGCTGCGGATCGAGGATACCGACGTGGAACGTTCCACCCGGGAATCGGTCGATGCCATCCTGCAGGCGATGGATTGGCTGGGGCTTGATTACGACGAAGGTCCGCTTTACCAGTCCGACCGTTTCGACCTTTACCAGCAGAAGATCGATCAGTTGCTCGCCGAGGGCAAGGCCTATCGCTGTTACTGCAGTGCCGAAGAGTTGACCTCCAAACGGGAGGCGGCGATCAGCGAAGGCCGTAAGCCGAAATACGACGGTACCTGCCGGGATCGTGGCGAACAACCGACCGATCGACCGCACGTGGTTCGTTTCAAGGCCCCGCAGGAGGGCGAAACCGCCTTTGTCGACCGCATCAAGGGCCGCATCGCTTTCAATAATGAAGAACTTGACGACCTGATTATCCGTCGCACCGACGGCACACCGACCTACAACCTGGTGGTTGTCATTGATGATGCCGAGATGGGGATCAACCTGGTGGTGCGCGGCGATGACCATGTCAACAATACCCCACGCCAGATCCAACTCTACCGGGCTCTCGGCTACCCGGTGCCGGAATTTGCCCACGTGCCGATGATTCTCGGTTCCGACAAGACCCGGTTGTCCAAACGGCATGGCGCCACTTCAGTGATGGCCTACCGGGACCAGGGTTTTCTTCCGGAAGCCATGGTCAACTACCTGGTTCGTCTCGGCTGGTCGCATGGCGACCAGGAAATTTTCAGTCGTGAAGAACTGGTCGAGACGTTCAGCCTCGATCATGTCGGTCGTGCCGCCGGGGTTTTCAATCCGGAAAAACTGCTCTGGCTCAACGCCCATTACATCAAGCACGGCGATCCGGCCCGGCTGGCGCCGCTGATGGTGGAACAGCTGGAAAAACTCGGGTTGTCGACCGGTGGCGGACCTGACCCGATCGCGGTGGTCACAGCCCTGCGGGAACGGGCGCGAACCTTGGTTGAGATGGCTGAAAACGCGGCCTTTTTCTACCGCGACCAGGTTCTCTACGACCCTGCCGACCAGGCTAAATTCATCACTCCGGCACAGCGTGAACTGTTCATGCTGCTGCAGGACCGGTTTGCCGCCTGCGACAATTTCACTGCCGCCGCTTTGAAAACCGAATTCAGCACTGTCCTCGAACAACTCGGCCTCGGTTTCGGCAAGGGAGCCCAGCCGCTGCGGGTCGCCATGACCGGCAGTCGCGGCGGTCCGGACCTGTTCCTGCTGATTGAACTGCTCGGCCGTGAACAGGTTCTGGCACGGCTTGGACAGGCGCTTGACCTGTTGGTCTGA
- the rsgA gene encoding ribosome small subunit-dependent GTPase A codes for MNDEALIKLGWRQIQAEAMRRHDRKGLLPGRVIATTRDFCTLLTGEDEPVAARIPGRLHHLKRRVGGLLPVVGDWVVFKPAGASRSAVVEEVLPRQTCLSRQAPGRRGRLVEQVIAANVDTVFVITGLDQDFNPRRIERYLALVTGSGARAVVLLNKADLCSDPEPYRLQVESFGCPVVILSAEQGTGLDALSPFMTTGDTIAMLGSSGVGKSTLINRLLGEERQQVATVSESDGKGRHTTTHRELLRLPGGVLLMDNPGMRELQLWKETASLEEAFEDIFVLARDCRFSDCRHLEEPDCSVKQAVADGRLAEERFQSFLKLQQELVRHGGH; via the coding sequence ATGAATGATGAGGCTCTGATAAAGCTGGGCTGGCGGCAGATACAGGCTGAAGCCATGCGCCGCCATGACAGGAAAGGTCTGCTGCCCGGCCGGGTCATCGCGACCACGCGTGATTTCTGCACCCTGCTCACCGGAGAAGATGAACCGGTTGCGGCGCGCATCCCCGGGCGCCTGCATCATTTGAAAAGACGGGTCGGCGGGTTGTTGCCGGTGGTCGGAGACTGGGTGGTGTTCAAACCGGCCGGGGCTTCCCGGAGCGCTGTCGTCGAGGAGGTTCTACCGCGGCAGACCTGTCTTTCCCGACAGGCTCCCGGGCGGCGGGGTCGTCTGGTCGAGCAGGTGATTGCCGCCAATGTCGACACCGTCTTCGTCATCACCGGGCTGGACCAGGATTTCAACCCCCGCCGGATCGAGCGTTACCTGGCGCTGGTCACCGGCAGCGGCGCCCGCGCCGTGGTGCTGCTCAACAAGGCCGATCTCTGCTCAGATCCGGAACCCTACCGTTTGCAGGTTGAATCCTTCGGCTGCCCGGTTGTCATTCTCAGTGCGGAGCAGGGGACGGGTCTGGACGCGCTTTCACCCTTCATGACAACCGGTGACACCATTGCCATGCTCGGTTCCTCCGGGGTCGGCAAGTCGACACTGATCAATCGCCTGCTGGGAGAAGAACGGCAGCAGGTCGCCACCGTCAGCGAGAGTGACGGCAAGGGGCGCCACACCACCACCCACCGCGAGCTGCTGCGGCTGCCCGGAGGTGTTCTGCTGATGGATAATCCCGGCATGCGGGAACTTCAACTGTGGAAAGAGACCGCCAGCCTGGAAGAAGCCTTTGAGGATATTTTCGTTCTTGCCCGCGATTGCCGTTTCAGTGATTGTCGTCATCTTGAAGAACCGGACTGCAGCGTCAAACAGGCGGTGGCCGATGGCCGTCTAGCCGAAGAACGATTCCAGAGTTTTTTGAAGCTGCAGCAGGAACTCGTCCGGCATGGTGGCCATTGA